The region TAGACGTCTCCATCTTTTATTGTAAGATTCTCTCCAGGAAGTCCTATTGCTCTTTTTACATAGTTCGTTTTCTTGTCAATTGGTTTATCCACTGCTGGACGCCTTAATGGATCATTAAATTGATATACAGTATCAGTTGGCCAGTTAAAAACGACTATATCATTGTGCTGTACTTTTTGAAAACCAGGTAATCTAAAGTATGGCAAATGTGGCTTTTTTAGGTATGAGTTTTTCTTCGTAAAAGGTAGTGTATCATGTACCATTGGTAAAGCGACTGTTGTTATCGGTGTTCTAGCTCCATAATGGAACTTACTCACGAATAAGAAGTCTCCTACTAATAAAGTTTTTTCTAATGATGAAGTAGGAATAGTGTATGGCTGTATTACATAAGTATGTATGACAGTTGCTACTACTACAGCAAATAATACAGAGCTTACTGTTTCTCCTGAGTTTGTAACGGCCTTTGTACTTCTGTTTTCTACATATTTTACATCAGTTGCATAGTTGATATAGTATATATATAATCCAAGTGTAATAACGCCTAATATTGTATCTACTGTTTTATTTTTTCCAAAACTTCTAAGTGTTTCTACCCAGACTACAGGAAACATAATTAAATTCACGATAGGGACAAATAGCAGTATAACCCACCATTTAGGACGGTTGATTATTTGCATTAATACCACTGCATTATATACAGGTACTATTGCTTCCCAGCTTTTCTTTCCAGCTTTTACATATAATTTCCAAGTTCCAAGAAAGTGAATTACTTGTACTAGTAGAAAAAACAAAAACCATTGAGACATTGTCATAGTTTAATATTGTTTAATGATTGTTAGTGAAGGTAATTATTATTTTAGATTTAGGACATCCTTCATTGAGAATATTCCTTTTTTATTTTGTATCCATTCTGCAGCGACTACCGCACCTAGCGCAAAACCTTCTCTATTATGAGCTGTATGTTTTATTTCTATTTGATCGATAGCCGAGTCATAGAACACACTATGCGTACCTGGTACACTGTCTATGCGCTTAGCATCTATATGGATTTGATTATTCTCTGCTTGATCTAGTGTCCATTCTGTATATTCGGTGTTTCCTATGATATCATTGGCTAAAGATATAGCTGTACCACTAGGAGCATCTAGTTTTTGAGTGTGATGTATTTCTTCCATAGATACCTTGTATTCTTTAAGATTACTCATCATCTTAGCAAGATAACTATTTAACTCAAAGAATAAGTTTACACCAAGGCTGAAGTTAGATCCATATAAGAAAGCACCATCGTTTTTAGTAGATAATTCGACTATGTTATCATAGTGCTCTAACCATCCAGTTGTACCAGATATAACAGGGATACCTAATTCGATGCAAGTTGTAATATTGTGTACAGCTGCATCTGGTATACTAAAGTCTATTGCTACATCAGCATTTTTTAATCCATCATAAGTATCTGTACTTTTTTTGCGTAGTACTATTTCATGACCTCTTTCTATGGCTATTCTTTCAATGATTTGACCCATCTTGCCATATCCTAATAATGCAATTTTCATTGAATATAATGTTTAAAAGCGATACTCTACATTAATCGCGTATTGAAATTGGTTTTGGTTCTGAAGATTCATTTGATCCAACTCAAATGCAGGTTTAATAGTTAAGTTTTCATTGACGTTAAACTGCATTAAGTGAGCATCTACGTTAGCATCTATAATACTTAGTACATAGAAACCAACTGTAATTACAACAGATAAATCTCTATTGCGTCTATAGAATTTTTGGGCTTCTAGGATACGATCATTATCTAATCCTCCAAATGTTGGATCAGTAGGATCATTGATACCTTGAAGGCGTTTTTTATACTCACTGCGATATCTATTGTATTGTCTCTGGTTATCCGCCCAGAAGTACGCAGGTATACCAATACCAGCATAAACTAGAGGGACTTTCCAATATTTTTTATTATAAATTTGTCCTACACCAGGTATAACTGACGCATAGAATGCTGCTCGAGATGGAGCCAATGGATCTAAAGGCTTTTCATCTGACGAGTATTCAGCAGTAGTTTTTTTATCTCCATCTGCAGACTGTGCATATGTGGGGTGACAGACCGCTCCTATGAAGAACAATAGGATTAATAATACGTGTTTCACTAATTCTCTAATAGTTTGATAATTCGATTTAAGTCTTCTTCTGAATGGAATGGGATAGAAATTTTTCCTTTGCCATTATTAGCTACTTTAATATCTACTTTTGTTCCAAAGAATTGACCAAATGATCTTGTATAGTTTTCAGGGATACTAAATTCTTTATTTTTCTTAGGCAAAGCAGGTGATGCGATACCTCTTAGTTGTTCTTGATATTTCTTTACGATAGCTTCAGTGTCTCTCACAGATAAATTTTCTGTGATAATCTGATGATAAATATCTGTCTGAACATCAAGATCTTCAATGTTAATAATCGCACGACCGTGTCCCATCGATATAAATCCGTCTCTTATACCAGTTTGAATAATAGGGTCTAAACGTAGTAATCTCAAGTAATTAGCTATGGTAGAGCGTTTTTTACCTACTCTATCACTTACTTGTTCTTGTGTAAGATTGATTTCTTCCATAAGACGTTGGTAAGATAGTGCTATCTCTATCGGATCTAAGTCATGACGCTGAATATTTTCTACTAAAGCCATTGTTAGCGATTCGTTGTCGTTCGCTATACGGATATAAGCAGGTACAGAGTCTAGACCAACTATCTTAGAAGCTCTTAAACGGCGCTCTCCAGAGATAAGTTGATACTTGTTAAATTCGATTTTTCTAACAGTAATAGGCTGTATTACACCTAATTCTCGAATACTTGTTGCTAATTCTTGTAAAGACTCTTCGTTAAAGTTCGTTCTAGGTTGGAATGGATTTATCTCAATAGAATCAATATCTAATTCTATAATGTTGCCAATTACTTTGTCAGCATTATTGTCTTCGATTGATCTTATATCATTATCAGGATCTTTTAAAAGAGCCGATAGTCCACGTCCTAAAGCTTGTTTTTTAATTGCCTTTGCCATAATATTCTAAATAATAATCTCTAGCTATTTTTTCGAATAATCTCCTCTGCTAGATTGATGTAATTAGTAGCCCCTTTACTTGTTGCATCATAGTTAATGATACTTTCTCCAAAGCTAGGTGCTTCACTTAATTTTACATTTCTCTGAATAATAGTATCGAATACCATATCGTTAAAATGTTTCTGTACTTCTTCTACAACTTGGTTTGATAGACGTAGACGAGAATCGTACATTGTTAATAATAACCCTTCTATATCTAGATTTGGGTTGTGTATTTTTTGAACACTTTTAATTGTGTTTAATAATTTACCCAGACCTTCTAGTGCGAAGTATTCACACTGAATAGGAATAGCCACCGAGTCAGCAGCGGTTAATGCATTTAATGTTAGTAATCCTAGAGAAGGAGCACAGTCTATGATGATATAGTCATACTTATCTTTGATAGACTTAAGTGCCTCTTTTAGCATGTACTCGCGATTTGGTTTGTCTACCAATTCGATTTCAATAGCCACCAAGTCAATGTGTGCTGGGATTAGATAAACATTAGGTGCAGTACATTCCACTATAGCTTCTTCTGGTGTACAGCTGTGCTCTAATACTTCATAAGTTCCTATTTCAATAGAATCTACATCTATACCTAAGCCTGATGATGCATTAGCCTGAGGATCTGCGTCTATTAATAAGACTTTTTTCTCAAGTGCTCCTAATGAAGCCGCTAGGTTGACAGATGTTGTTGTTTTTCCAACCCCACCTTTTTGATTAGCAATAGCAATGATTTTACCCATTATACCAAAAGAATATTTTTATAAGTCGTAAAAATACGATTATTTGCGACTCTACGAAATCTTATTTATCAACATTTTCCTAAAAACATTAAAATTCAATATCTTATAACAATAAATGCCATTTAATAGATAATATCATTGATGTAATCCGAAATTATAATTTCTTCTTCTAAATTCTGACTTGGTAAGTAGTACTCTTTCTGAATACTTTGTTATTTATTTATAGCTATGTTCTTGTTATAATACCACAATGTCAAACTCGTGACTTAATGGTTCTAATTGTTTAAATAATGCTGCAATCATATCATTGCCAAATTCTTTGTAATAAACAGAAAAGTTAATGATTCGCTCTTGAAGACTATTATTAGGAAATAACTCATTTTGTAATAAAATTATTCTTTCTAGTTTTTCACTGTGGTTTCTTTTTTCTGCTTTTTGCAATCTTTTTTCAAGATTTTCTAATCCATTGATTTGTTTTACTTTTTGTGCATTAACGGCTCCTATGAATGATTTGTCCGTCTGAGTAGCGATTGTCTCTAATGTTCTAAACTGTTCTTCTAGAAGGGTTCGTTGTGCATTAAAGTCAAATTGTATTGAAGAATATTCCTTTGTTTTAGTATTGATTAATTGACCTTGTTTAGTGAACATATCTTTCCAAGTCAAGTCAAGTTTATCCATCTTCTTTACTTGTTTGGAAGTCGCTAGTAGGACAGAATTTCTCAGTAATAACATCGGGAAAGTGATATTGTGTAATTCAAATACCTTCTTCAGTTCTAACCAATATGCCAACTCTCCACCTCCACCTGTATAACACAGATTAGGTAGTATCACTTCTTGATATAAAGGGCGCAATATCACATTAGGACTAAAGTTCTCTGGATGAGCTTCCAGTTCTACTAATATCGCTTCTTTAGTAAATGTGATAGCAGTGTTATTGACTTTATAAACCTCATCTTCATAGATGATACGCTCTCTCAGATTATCTTGGATGTAGAATAAGTTAATCTCACGTGGATTCACTTGTATGAAATACTCTGATAAAGTGGCGTAGCTTTTCTCGACTTCTGTGATAGCACTTTGGTTGATTAATTCCTCTTTGACGTGCGGAGTGAATAATCGCTTCAGTTCAGTATCATCCCCATCTAGGAT is a window of Myroides oncorhynchi DNA encoding:
- the lepB gene encoding signal peptidase I → MTMSQWFLFFLLVQVIHFLGTWKLYVKAGKKSWEAIVPVYNAVVLMQIINRPKWWVILLFVPIVNLIMFPVVWVETLRSFGKNKTVDTILGVITLGLYIYYINYATDVKYVENRSTKAVTNSGETVSSVLFAVVVATVIHTYVIQPYTIPTSSLEKTLLVGDFLFVSKFHYGARTPITTVALPMVHDTLPFTKKNSYLKKPHLPYFRLPGFQKVQHNDIVVFNWPTDTVYQFNDPLRRPAVDKPIDKKTNYVKRAIGLPGENLTIKDGDVYINNELFKLNDRAKLQFTYTVRTDGTPLDVNSLIQRFDTREGATYYNNDPKTLIFFALTDENVEVLKSMSQILSITKGYPEEAKEYIQSMTSTMIFPHNQPTWNEDNLGPLHIPAKGETVTLTLDNLPMYQRAIQVYEGNKVEIKNGQIYINTIATDKYTFMQDYYFMMGDNRNRSEDSRYWGFVPEDHIVGKPVFVWLSLDQNLPWSKAIDKIRWDRMFTTVNGNGKQTSYFPYFLVAMIGLFGYNTYKKRRDKKNSKY
- the dapB gene encoding 4-hydroxy-tetrahydrodipicolinate reductase gives rise to the protein MKIALLGYGKMGQIIERIAIERGHEIVLRKKSTDTYDGLKNADVAIDFSIPDAAVHNITTCIELGIPVISGTTGWLEHYDNIVELSTKNDGAFLYGSNFSLGVNLFFELNSYLAKMMSNLKEYKVSMEEIHHTQKLDAPSGTAISLANDIIGNTEYTEWTLDQAENNQIHIDAKRIDSVPGTHSVFYDSAIDQIEIKHTAHNREGFALGAVVAAEWIQNKKGIFSMKDVLNLK
- a CDS encoding DUF5683 domain-containing protein yields the protein MKHVLLILLFFIGAVCHPTYAQSADGDKKTTAEYSSDEKPLDPLAPSRAAFYASVIPGVGQIYNKKYWKVPLVYAGIGIPAYFWADNQRQYNRYRSEYKKRLQGINDPTDPTFGGLDNDRILEAQKFYRRNRDLSVVITVGFYVLSIIDANVDAHLMQFNVNENLTIKPAFELDQMNLQNQNQFQYAINVEYRF
- a CDS encoding ParB/RepB/Spo0J family partition protein, which produces MAKAIKKQALGRGLSALLKDPDNDIRSIEDNNADKVIGNIIELDIDSIEINPFQPRTNFNEESLQELATSIRELGVIQPITVRKIEFNKYQLISGERRLRASKIVGLDSVPAYIRIANDNESLTMALVENIQRHDLDPIEIALSYQRLMEEINLTQEQVSDRVGKKRSTIANYLRLLRLDPIIQTGIRDGFISMGHGRAIINIEDLDVQTDIYHQIITENLSVRDTEAIVKKYQEQLRGIASPALPKKNKEFSIPENYTRSFGQFFGTKVDIKVANNGKGKISIPFHSEEDLNRIIKLLEN
- a CDS encoding ParA family protein, whose protein sequence is MGKIIAIANQKGGVGKTTTSVNLAASLGALEKKVLLIDADPQANASSGLGIDVDSIEIGTYEVLEHSCTPEEAIVECTAPNVYLIPAHIDLVAIEIELVDKPNREYMLKEALKSIKDKYDYIIIDCAPSLGLLTLNALTAADSVAIPIQCEYFALEGLGKLLNTIKSVQKIHNPNLDIEGLLLTMYDSRLRLSNQVVEEVQKHFNDMVFDTIIQRNVKLSEAPSFGESIINYDATSKGATNYINLAEEIIRKNS
- the bshC gene encoding bacillithiol biosynthesis cysteine-adding enzyme BshC; translated protein: MPLDKITFQESGYFSKLMVDYLNQEANLKHLYNHFPTIENFKQQLDEKRANYPIEHRTVLCQTLLSQYKNTKTSEKTLEHINALAKENTFTVTTGHQLNLFTGPLYFLYKIISVINLAKELKAKYPNENFVPVYWMATEDHDFEEINHFVFEEKVICWNRESKGPVGRLSTEGLDKVYEVFQSHIGVGSNATYIKELFENAYLKHDNLTDATRYLANELFAEYGLVILDGDDTELKRLFTPHVKEELINQSAITEVEKSYATLSEYFIQVNPREINLFYIQDNLRERIIYEDEVYKVNNTAITFTKEAILVELEAHPENFSPNVILRPLYQEVILPNLCYTGGGGELAYWLELKKVFELHNITFPMLLLRNSVLLATSKQVKKMDKLDLTWKDMFTKQGQLINTKTKEYSSIQFDFNAQRTLLEEQFRTLETIATQTDKSFIGAVNAQKVKQINGLENLEKRLQKAEKRNHSEKLERIILLQNELFPNNSLQERIINFSVYYKEFGNDMIAALFKQLEPLSHEFDIVVL